A single region of the Neotabrizicola shimadae genome encodes:
- a CDS encoding ABC transporter substrate-binding protein: protein MSRRLSLSLVTAIVTICSPALAENVKVTYGTNWVAQAEHGGFYQAVADGTYAACGLDVTIVPGGPSVNNQAQLLAGNIDFYMGGTLDGFFAVQQGLPLVNVAAMFQKDPQVILTHPGVAKSFDDLKKLKLFISDGGYSGFYMWMMSIGFTAEQRAVYTFNSAPFIADEQSGMQGYVTSEPFSVEKEAGWKPDLWLLADNGYTSYSTTIQTLADTIANKPDVVKCFVDGSIKGWYTYLYGDNAAANAMIKKDNPDMSDESIAFAIEKMKEDGIVDSGDTETLGVGAMTDERMADFYAKMVAAGVIPDGIDIKQSYTLAFVNQKVGMDLKK from the coding sequence ATGTCCAGACGACTCTCTCTCTCGCTTGTTACGGCCATCGTCACCATTTGCAGCCCGGCCCTGGCCGAAAACGTCAAGGTCACCTACGGGACGAACTGGGTAGCCCAGGCCGAACACGGCGGCTTCTACCAGGCCGTCGCGGACGGCACCTATGCCGCCTGCGGGCTGGATGTGACCATCGTTCCCGGCGGGCCTTCCGTGAACAACCAGGCCCAGTTGCTGGCTGGGAACATCGACTTCTACATGGGCGGTACGCTGGATGGCTTCTTTGCTGTGCAGCAGGGCCTGCCGCTCGTGAATGTCGCGGCGATGTTCCAGAAGGATCCGCAGGTCATCCTTACCCATCCGGGCGTGGCGAAAAGCTTCGACGATCTCAAGAAGCTGAAGCTGTTCATCTCGGACGGCGGCTATTCCGGCTTCTACATGTGGATGATGTCCATCGGCTTTACCGCCGAACAGCGCGCCGTCTACACCTTCAACTCGGCGCCCTTCATTGCCGATGAGCAGTCAGGGATGCAGGGGTATGTCACCTCCGAGCCCTTCTCGGTGGAAAAGGAGGCGGGGTGGAAGCCCGATCTCTGGCTCTTGGCCGACAATGGATACACCAGCTATTCGACCACCATCCAGACGCTGGCCGACACAATCGCCAACAAGCCGGACGTGGTGAAATGCTTCGTCGATGGCTCGATCAAGGGCTGGTACACCTACCTCTACGGCGACAACGCGGCCGCCAACGCCATGATCAAGAAGGACAACCCCGACATGTCGGACGAGTCCATCGCCTTCGCCATCGAGAAGATGAAGGAGGACGGCATCGTGGATTCCGGCGATACAGAGACCCTTGGCGTCGGCGCGATGACAGACGAGCGGATGGCCGACTTCTACGCCAAGATGGTCGCGGCGGGCGTGATCCCGGATGGCATCGACATCAAGCAATCCTACACCCTGGCCTTCGTGAACCAGAAGGTCGGCATGGACCTCAAGAAGTGA
- a CDS encoding RidA family protein, with amino-acid sequence MPGFPVPQSLTPSTLPPPFARYAHGVAVPHRCRWVLTSGQLGVMADGTIPEGALAQARLCFAHCEAILAAAEMTPADVVRINAFVTDRAHMAGYMAARDEWLSAADRLPASTLVIVSGFTRPEFVVEVEVTAARA; translated from the coding sequence ATGCCGGGGTTCCCTGTTCCGCAAAGTCTGACCCCTTCCACCTTGCCGCCACCCTTTGCGCGATATGCCCATGGCGTTGCCGTCCCTCACCGGTGCCGGTGGGTTTTGACGTCGGGCCAGCTTGGCGTGATGGCTGATGGCACGATCCCGGAGGGAGCCCTCGCCCAGGCGCGCCTTTGCTTTGCCCATTGCGAAGCGATCCTTGCTGCGGCGGAGATGACCCCCGCCGACGTCGTCCGCATCAATGCCTTCGTGACCGACCGGGCCCATATGGCCGGCTACATGGCGGCGCGCGACGAATGGCTCTCTGCCGCCGACCGCCTGCCGGCTTCGACCCTCGTGATCGTGTCCGGCTTCACGCGACCGGAGTTTGTGGTCGAAGTCGAAGTGACCGCCGCACGGGCCTGA